A window of the Bacteroides thetaiotaomicron VPI-5482 genome harbors these coding sequences:
- a CDS encoding NADH-quinone oxidoreductase subunit D — protein sequence MQEIQFIVPAALHDEMLRLRNEKQMDFLESLTGMDWGVADEKDAPEKLRGLGVVYHLESTVTGERIALKTAVTDRERPEIPSVSDIWKIADFYEREVFDYYGIVFVGHPDMRRLYLRNDWVGYPMRKDNDPEKDNPLCMANEETFDTTQEIELNPDGTIKNREMKLFGEEEYVVNIGPQHPATHGVMRFRVSLEGEIIRKIDANCGYIHRGIEKMNESLTYPQTLALTDRLDYLGAHQNRHALCMCIEKAMGIEVSDRVKYIRTIMDELQRIDSHLLFYSALAMDLGALTAFFYGFRDREKILDIFEETCGGRLIMNYNTIGGVQADLHPNFVKRVKEFIPYMRGIIHEYHDIFTGNIIAQSRMKGVGVLSREDAISFGCTGGTGRASGWACDVRKRIPYGVYDKVDFQEIVYTEGDCFARYLVRMDEIMESLKIIEQLIDNIPEGPYQEKMKPIIRVPEGSYYAAVEGSRGEFGVFLESQGDKMPYRLHYRATGLPLVAAIDTICRGAKIADLIAIGGTLDYVVPDIDR from the coding sequence ATGCAAGAAATACAATTTATAGTCCCTGCAGCGTTACACGACGAAATGCTGCGCTTGCGAAATGAAAAACAGATGGACTTCCTTGAAAGCCTCACTGGTATGGACTGGGGAGTAGCAGACGAAAAAGACGCACCGGAGAAACTCCGTGGTTTAGGCGTTGTCTACCATCTGGAATCGACTGTTACGGGAGAACGGATAGCACTGAAAACAGCCGTTACCGACCGTGAACGACCGGAAATTCCGTCAGTCAGCGATATATGGAAAATAGCCGACTTCTACGAACGTGAAGTGTTCGACTACTATGGCATTGTTTTCGTAGGGCATCCCGATATGCGCCGCCTTTACTTACGTAATGACTGGGTAGGATACCCCATGCGTAAAGATAATGATCCGGAGAAAGATAATCCGCTTTGTATGGCTAACGAAGAGACGTTCGATACAACACAGGAAATAGAACTTAATCCGGACGGAACGATTAAAAACAGAGAAATGAAACTCTTCGGAGAAGAAGAGTATGTAGTCAACATTGGTCCGCAACACCCTGCAACTCACGGTGTAATGCGCTTCCGCGTTTCTCTTGAAGGTGAAATTATTCGTAAGATCGATGCTAACTGCGGTTATATCCATCGGGGTATCGAGAAAATGAACGAGAGTCTTACATATCCGCAGACATTGGCATTGACTGACCGCCTCGACTATCTGGGCGCACATCAGAACCGTCACGCTTTGTGTATGTGCATCGAGAAAGCGATGGGCATCGAAGTGAGTGACCGTGTCAAATACATTCGTACAATTATGGATGAGCTGCAACGTATCGACTCTCACTTACTGTTCTACTCCGCCCTCGCCATGGACCTTGGAGCACTGACTGCTTTCTTCTACGGATTCCGTGACCGTGAAAAGATTCTCGATATTTTTGAAGAGACTTGCGGCGGACGTCTGATCATGAACTACAATACCATCGGTGGTGTACAGGCCGACCTTCATCCTAACTTCGTCAAGCGGGTAAAAGAATTTATCCCTTATATGAGAGGTATCATTCACGAATACCACGACATATTTACCGGCAACATTATCGCTCAGAGCCGTATGAAGGGCGTCGGAGTGTTAAGCCGTGAAGATGCAATCTCATTCGGTTGCACCGGGGGTACAGGCCGTGCTTCGGGTTGGGCTTGCGATGTACGTAAGCGGATACCGTACGGTGTATATGACAAGGTGGACTTCCAGGAAATTGTTTATACGGAAGGAGACTGTTTCGCCCGTTATCTGGTACGTATGGACGAAATCATGGAGAGTCTGAAGATTATCGAGCAGTTGATAGACAACATTCCCGAAGGCCCGTATCAGGAAAAGATGAAACCGATCATCCGCGTTCCCGAAGGCAGTTATTATGCCGCCGTAGAAGGAAGCCGCGGAGAATTCGGAGTCTTTCTCGAAAGTCAGGGTGACAAGATGCCTTATCGCCTGCACTATCGTGCTACGGGATTGCCACTTGTTGCTGCAATCGACACGATTTGCCGCGGAGCGAAAATTGCCGACTTGATTGCCATCGGAGGAACACTGGACTATGTAGTTCCGGACATCGACCGATAA
- a CDS encoding NADH-quinone oxidoreductase subunit B, translating into MEITKKPKIKSIPYDEFIDNESLEKLVKELNTGGANVFLGVLDDLVNWGRSNSLWPLTFATSCCGIEFMALGAARYDMARFGFEVARASPRQADMIMVCGTITNKMAPVLKRLYDQMPDPKYVVAVGGCAVSGGPFKKSYHVLNGVDKILPVDVYIPGCPPRPEAFYYGMMQLQRKVKIEKFFGGTNRKEKKPEFMK; encoded by the coding sequence ATGGAAATAACCAAAAAACCGAAAATAAAATCAATTCCGTATGATGAGTTCATCGACAATGAATCATTGGAAAAGTTGGTCAAGGAACTTAATACCGGAGGAGCGAACGTTTTTCTTGGGGTTCTGGACGACCTTGTCAACTGGGGACGCAGCAATTCACTGTGGCCGCTTACTTTCGCAACCAGCTGTTGCGGCATCGAATTCATGGCACTGGGTGCCGCGCGTTATGATATGGCCCGCTTCGGGTTCGAAGTAGCACGTGCCAGTCCGCGCCAAGCTGATATGATCATGGTCTGCGGAACAATCACCAACAAGATGGCACCGGTACTGAAACGTTTGTACGATCAGATGCCCGATCCGAAATATGTAGTTGCCGTAGGCGGATGTGCTGTCAGCGGAGGGCCTTTCAAGAAGTCTTATCATGTGCTGAATGGAGTAGATAAGATTCTTCCGGTCGATGTATATATCCCCGGATGTCCGCCCCGCCCGGAAGCTTTCTATTACGGCATGATGCAACTACAACGCAAAGTGAAAATAGAGAAATTCTTTGGTGGAACGAACAGAAAAGAGAAGAAACCGGAATTTATGAAATGA
- a CDS encoding DUF6377 domain-containing protein → MKHTLCFITILLGSLLNLYANNENDSLLKVLDKVISERLVYTEKKEATIKELKAKKKEQKTLDDMYRLNSEILHQYETFVCDSAEQYINENIEIAKKLDNKTYLLEGRLQLAFVYSLSGLFIQANDIFKSINCSDLPSHLQALYCWNRIRYYENLIKYTDDARFASEYLVEKEAYRDTVMSILYDASEEYSKERAIKLQDQGNTKEALKILTKIYQKEKTGTHGFAMMSMGLSRAYRLVGEHELEEKYLILAAMTDIKLAVKENEALLTLAVNLYHKGDIDRSYNYIKVALSDAIFYNSRFKNTVIARIHPIIENTYLYRLEKQKQNLRFYILLTSLFVVALAITLYFTYKQTKIVSRAKKNLNVMNEELVALNKNLDEANLIKERYVGYFMNQCAVYINKLDEYRKNVNRKIKTGQVDDLYKSSSRPFEKELEGLYTNFDKAFLKLYPNFVEEFNSLLKPEDYYKLDKDQLNTELRIFALMRMGITDVSQIAVFLHYSVQTIYNYKSKVKRMSLLDGNIFEEEVKKLGSLSQK, encoded by the coding sequence ATGAAACACACACTTTGCTTTATAACAATCCTACTGGGTTCTTTGTTGAATCTTTATGCAAATAACGAGAATGATTCTCTATTGAAAGTTTTAGATAAAGTGATTTCTGAGCGTCTTGTGTATACAGAAAAGAAGGAAGCTACTATCAAAGAGCTGAAAGCAAAAAAGAAGGAACAAAAGACCTTGGACGATATGTATCGTCTGAATTCCGAGATTCTCCATCAATACGAAACGTTTGTCTGCGATTCTGCGGAACAGTACATTAATGAGAATATTGAGATCGCTAAGAAACTGGATAATAAAACCTATTTGCTGGAAGGAAGGCTGCAACTGGCTTTTGTTTATTCCTTATCGGGGTTGTTTATTCAAGCTAATGATATTTTCAAATCAATCAATTGTTCGGATTTACCTAGTCATTTACAGGCTTTGTATTGTTGGAATCGTATTCGGTATTATGAAAATTTGATTAAATATACAGATGATGCTCGGTTTGCCAGTGAATATTTGGTTGAAAAAGAAGCGTATCGAGATACAGTTATGAGTATCTTGTATGATGCATCGGAAGAATATTCGAAAGAAAGAGCTATAAAGCTTCAGGATCAGGGAAATACAAAAGAAGCACTTAAGATACTGACTAAAATTTATCAAAAGGAAAAAACAGGAACTCATGGGTTTGCAATGATGTCTATGGGGCTATCAAGAGCATATCGGCTGGTCGGAGAGCATGAATTGGAAGAAAAGTATCTTATATTAGCTGCTATGACCGATATAAAACTGGCAGTGAAAGAAAATGAGGCTTTGTTGACTTTAGCCGTGAATTTATACCATAAAGGAGATATCGATAGATCTTATAATTATATTAAAGTAGCACTGAGTGATGCTATCTTCTATAATTCCCGTTTTAAGAATACGGTAATAGCTCGTATTCATCCTATTATAGAAAATACTTATTTATATAGGCTGGAAAAGCAAAAGCAGAATCTTCGTTTTTATATTTTGCTCACTAGTTTGTTTGTTGTGGCTCTTGCTATCACTTTGTATTTTACTTATAAACAGACTAAGATTGTTTCCCGTGCAAAGAAGAATCTCAATGTTATGAATGAAGAGTTAGTTGCATTGAACAAGAATTTGGATGAGGCTAATTTAATAAAAGAAAGATATGTAGGCTATTTCATGAACCAGTGTGCCGTTTACATTAATAAACTGGATGAATATAGGAAAAATGTAAATCGAAAAATAAAAACCGGACAAGTTGATGATTTATACAAATCTTCTTCTCGTCCTTTCGAAAAAGAATTGGAAGGATTATATACCAATTTTGATAAGGCGTTCTTAAAATTGTATCCTAATTTTGTCGAAGAGTTTAATTCATTGTTGAAACCGGAAGATTATTATAAACTGGATAAAGACCAGTTGAATACAGAATTGCGTATTTTTGCTTTGATGCGAATGGGGATTACAGATGTTTCGCAAATTGCTGTTTTTTTGCATTACTCAGTACAAACGATCTATAATTATAAGAGTAAAGTGAAGAGAATGTCTTTATTGGATGGAAATATCTTCGAAGAAGAGGTGAAAAAGCTTGGTTCTTTGTCCCAAAAATGA
- a CDS encoding NADH-quinone oxidoreductase subunit J family protein codes for MGSTLETVVFYFLAAFIIAMSIMTVTTQRIVRSATYLLFVLFGTAGIYFLLGYTFLGSVQIMVYAGGIVVLYVFSILLTSGEGDRAEKLKRSRFLAGLFTMVAGLAIILFITLKHNFLQTTNLVPLEINIHTIGNALLSSDKYGYILPFEAISILLLACIIGGIMIARKR; via the coding sequence ATGGGATCAACACTTGAAACAGTAGTATTCTACTTTTTGGCAGCATTTATTATTGCAATGTCCATCATGACGGTGACTACCCAACGTATTGTCCGCTCAGCCACCTATCTGCTCTTCGTGCTCTTCGGCACGGCTGGCATCTATTTCCTGCTGGGTTACACATTTCTGGGGTCTGTCCAGATTATGGTTTATGCCGGTGGTATCGTCGTCCTTTATGTATTCTCCATCCTGCTGACCAGTGGAGAAGGTGACCGCGCCGAGAAACTGAAACGAAGCAGGTTTCTGGCAGGACTCTTTACGATGGTTGCCGGTTTAGCGATTATCTTGTTTATCACCCTGAAGCATAACTTCCTGCAAACGACCAACCTGGTTCCGCTGGAAATAAACATCCACACCATTGGTAATGCTTTATTAAGCAGTGACAAATATGGTTATATATTGCCTTTCGAAGCAATCAGTATTTTATTGCTGGCTTGTATCATCGGTGGTATCATGATCGCCCGAAAGAGATAA
- the nuoH gene encoding NADH-quinone oxidoreductase subunit NuoH: protein MFDFSIVTNWIHEMLLSVMPEGWAIFIECIAVGVCIVALYAILAIVLIYMERKVCGFFQCRLGPNRVGKWGSIQVICDVLKMLTKEIFTPKDADRFLYNLAPFMVIIASFLTFACIPFNKGAEILNFNVGVFFLLAASSIGVVGILLAGWGSNNKFSLIGAMRSGAQIISYELSVGMSIMTMVVLMGTMQFSEIVEGQADGWFIFKGHIPAVIAFIIYLIAGNAECNRGPFDLPEAESELTAGYHTEYSGMHFGFFYLAEYLNLFIVASVAATIFLGGWMPLHIIGLDGFNAVMDYIPGFIWFFAKAFFVVFLLMWIKWTFPRLRIDQILNLEWKYLVPISMVNLLLMACCVAFGFHF, encoded by the coding sequence ATGTTCGACTTTAGTATAGTAACAAACTGGATACATGAGATGCTGCTCTCCGTTATGCCGGAGGGATGGGCCATCTTTATAGAGTGCATAGCTGTCGGCGTGTGCATCGTTGCACTATATGCTATTCTGGCTATCGTACTGATTTACATGGAACGCAAAGTCTGTGGTTTCTTCCAGTGCCGCCTCGGTCCGAACCGTGTCGGTAAATGGGGTTCTATTCAAGTGATATGCGACGTACTCAAGATGCTGACCAAGGAGATTTTCACTCCGAAGGATGCCGACCGCTTCCTCTACAATCTGGCTCCATTCATGGTGATTATCGCCTCGTTCCTCACTTTCGCTTGTATTCCTTTTAATAAAGGAGCGGAAATTCTGAATTTTAATGTGGGCGTATTCTTCCTGCTGGCTGCTTCCAGCATCGGTGTGGTAGGTATTCTGCTTGCCGGTTGGGGTAGTAACAACAAGTTTTCGCTGATCGGTGCCATGCGAAGCGGCGCACAGATCATCAGTTATGAGTTGTCAGTGGGTATGAGCATCATGACGATGGTCGTACTGATGGGCACCATGCAGTTCTCCGAAATCGTAGAAGGACAGGCTGACGGATGGTTTATCTTCAAAGGACATATTCCTGCCGTTATCGCTTTCATCATCTATCTCATTGCCGGAAATGCAGAATGTAACCGTGGCCCGTTCGACCTTCCCGAAGCGGAAAGTGAATTGACGGCCGGATATCATACGGAATATTCCGGTATGCACTTCGGTTTCTTTTATCTGGCGGAATATCTGAATCTGTTTATCGTAGCCAGCGTGGCCGCTACCATCTTTTTGGGAGGCTGGATGCCATTGCATATCATCGGTTTGGACGGATTCAACGCTGTTATGGACTATATTCCCGGCTTCATCTGGTTCTTTGCCAAAGCATTCTTCGTTGTGTTCCTCTTAATGTGGATCAAATGGACTTTCCCACGCCTGCGTATCGACCAGATTCTGAATCTGGAATGGAAATATCTGGTTCCAATTTCTATGGTAAACCTATTATTAATGGCATGTTGTGTTGCCTTTGGCTTCCACTTCTAA
- a CDS encoding 4Fe-4S binding protein, with product MEYKDQKYTYLGGLIHGISTLATGMKTSIKVYFRKKVTEQYPENRKELKMFDRFRGTLAMPHNENNEHRCVACGLCQIACPNDTITVTSETIETEDGKKKKILAKYEYDLGACMFCQLCVNACPHDAITFDQNFEHAVFDRTKLVLQLNHAGSKVIEKKKEV from the coding sequence ATGGAATATAAAGATCAAAAATATACGTATTTGGGAGGACTGATACATGGTATCAGCACTCTGGCAACGGGTATGAAAACCAGTATCAAGGTATACTTCCGTAAGAAGGTAACCGAACAGTATCCTGAAAACCGGAAAGAGCTGAAAATGTTCGACCGGTTCCGTGGTACACTGGCAATGCCCCACAATGAGAATAACGAACACCGCTGTGTAGCCTGCGGATTGTGTCAGATAGCTTGTCCGAACGATACAATCACCGTAACCAGCGAAACGATCGAGACTGAAGACGGCAAGAAGAAGAAAATCCTGGCAAAATATGAATATGACCTCGGAGCTTGTATGTTCTGCCAACTGTGTGTCAACGCTTGTCCGCATGACGCCATCACGTTCGACCAGAACTTCGAACATGCCGTCTTTGACCGGACGAAGCTTGTTCTGCAACTGAATCATGCCGGTAGTAAAGTAATTGAAAAGAAAAAAGAAGTTTAG
- a CDS encoding RNA polymerase sigma-70 factor translates to MDFSELYLTYYSKLVRFAKEFVILEEDAENITQDVFTDLWAKRDSMDRIENMNAYLFRLIKNRCLDHLKHKMFEQKYIESVQTSFEIEMSLKLQSLNRFDVSDISEGNETEMLVRNAINSLPRKCRDIFLLSRVEGLKYREISERLGISVNTVECQMGIALKKLRVKLNICLAA, encoded by the coding sequence ATGGATTTTTCAGAATTGTATCTTACTTATTATTCAAAACTGGTTCGGTTTGCAAAAGAATTTGTAATACTGGAAGAGGATGCAGAAAACATAACACAAGATGTGTTTACCGACTTATGGGCGAAACGTGATTCTATGGATCGCATTGAAAATATGAACGCGTATCTTTTCAGATTAATAAAGAATAGATGCTTGGATCATTTGAAACATAAAATGTTTGAACAGAAATATATTGAATCAGTTCAAACCTCTTTCGAAATAGAAATGTCCTTGAAATTACAATCTTTAAATAGGTTTGATGTGTCTGATATCTCGGAAGGAAATGAAACGGAAATGCTCGTTCGTAACGCAATCAATAGTCTGCCTCGAAAATGTCGTGACATATTTTTATTAAGTCGTGTCGAAGGGTTAAAATATAGAGAAATCTCAGAACGTTTGGGTATTTCAGTAAATACTGTAGAATGTCAGATGGGGATAGCACTCAAAAAGTTAAGGGTAAAACTAAATATTTGCCTTGCAGCATGA
- a CDS encoding NADH-quinone oxidoreductase subunit A, producing the protein MNFTFLVVVLLTALAFVGVVIALSRAISPRSYNVQKFEAYECGIPTRGKSWMQFRVGYYLFAILFLMFDVETAFLFPWAVVMHDMGPQGLVSILFFFIILVLGLAYAWRKGALEWK; encoded by the coding sequence ATGAATTTTACATTTTTAGTTGTTGTTTTACTGACAGCGCTCGCTTTTGTCGGTGTAGTAATAGCCCTTTCACGAGCTATTTCACCACGTTCGTACAATGTACAAAAGTTTGAAGCTTATGAATGTGGTATACCAACGCGTGGTAAATCATGGATGCAGTTCCGTGTAGGTTACTACCTGTTTGCCATCCTGTTCCTGATGTTCGACGTGGAAACAGCTTTTCTGTTCCCTTGGGCAGTAGTTATGCATGACATGGGACCTCAGGGGCTCGTTAGTATTCTCTTCTTCTTTATTATTTTGGTTCTGGGCCTTGCTTATGCCTGGAGGAAAGGAGCTTTGGAATGGAAATAA
- a CDS encoding glycoside hydrolase family 38 C-terminal domain-containing protein — protein sequence MNRLNNIILLVVFICTHAHSQQAYFVDGYHGGIYGHYPVKWKTQFIVDQLSKHPDWRICLEIEPETWDTVQIQTPGAYRQLKNVVVTKQVEFTNPTYAQPYCYNISGESIIRQFQYGIAKINKHFPGVTFTTYSVEEPCFTSCLPQILKLFGFKYAVLKCPNTCWGGYTNAYGGELVNWVGPDGTPILTVPRYACEKLEENSTWQTTAWCNEESYLNACRDAGIEHPVGMCFQDAGWKNGPWLGSGKNTKSNSVYVTWKDYFENISIGKTNDDWHFSQEDIRVNLMWGSQVLQRIAQEVRTSENKIIIAEKMSVIAHLANGYTCVQEDLDEAWRTLMLAQHHDSWIVPYNGLNKFGTWADQIKRWTDETNTVADKITAASIFSFDNDTINTEKAQGFVRVYNTLGTKRKELVTVELPQEYADFDLEVNDYRNKKVDYSIGKEGGKIRLLFEADVPPFGYSTYRIKQVKTGKRTVSGSEKIINEGEYVVENDMYKIVFDLSKGGIIKSLVAKKEENKEFAKQSGEYSIGELRGYFYDEGKFRSSTEAPAKLTVLRSNIQETKVKLEGKIASHPFVQIISIAQGEKRIDFDLTINWKKNVGIGEYKENSWRDNRRAYCDDRFKLSVLFPVNLHSPRIYKNAPFDVCESKLDDTFFNSWDQIKHNIILHWVDLAEQEGDYALALFADHTTSYSHGKDYPLGLTAQYSGNGLWGPDYKITGPLKMKYAIVPHRGKWDKAAIATKSDCWNEPLLCSYHSFAKLESRSLVDLKNTGYQVSAANIKDGKIILRLFNAEGDRKQHNITFDMPLSSIEEVDLNGRVIDRKTIKTRTGKSEISISMPRFGLKTFALNLN from the coding sequence ATGAATAGACTTAATAACATCATATTACTAGTCGTCTTTATATGTACGCATGCTCATTCGCAACAAGCTTATTTTGTTGATGGATATCATGGAGGGATATACGGGCATTATCCGGTGAAGTGGAAAACTCAGTTTATTGTCGACCAGTTATCCAAGCATCCGGATTGGCGAATTTGTCTGGAAATAGAGCCTGAAACATGGGATACGGTGCAAATACAGACTCCCGGAGCCTATCGACAATTAAAAAACGTAGTAGTAACTAAGCAGGTAGAGTTTACAAATCCTACTTATGCTCAGCCTTATTGTTATAATATATCGGGCGAAAGCATTATACGTCAGTTTCAATATGGTATTGCTAAGATAAATAAACATTTTCCGGGAGTGACTTTTACCACTTATTCTGTGGAAGAACCCTGTTTCACAAGTTGTTTGCCTCAGATATTGAAGTTATTTGGTTTTAAGTATGCCGTACTCAAATGCCCGAATACTTGTTGGGGAGGATACACTAACGCTTATGGCGGCGAATTGGTCAATTGGGTAGGCCCGGATGGAACTCCCATTCTTACTGTTCCTCGCTATGCTTGCGAGAAATTGGAAGAGAATTCTACTTGGCAGACAACTGCTTGGTGTAATGAAGAATCTTATCTGAATGCTTGTCGTGATGCAGGGATTGAACATCCTGTGGGAATGTGTTTCCAAGATGCCGGATGGAAAAATGGTCCATGGTTAGGAAGTGGAAAGAATACAAAAAGTAATTCAGTTTATGTGACGTGGAAAGATTATTTTGAAAATATTTCCATTGGTAAAACGAATGATGACTGGCATTTCTCGCAGGAAGATATACGTGTAAACTTAATGTGGGGAAGCCAAGTGTTGCAGAGAATTGCTCAAGAAGTACGTACTTCTGAGAATAAAATAATAATAGCAGAGAAGATGTCTGTTATTGCTCATCTTGCCAATGGGTACACTTGTGTTCAGGAAGATTTGGATGAAGCATGGCGTACTTTGATGCTTGCGCAACATCATGATTCTTGGATCGTACCTTACAATGGCCTAAATAAATTTGGAACCTGGGCGGATCAAATAAAGCGATGGACAGATGAGACAAATACTGTGGCTGATAAAATTACAGCTGCTTCTATATTCAGTTTTGATAACGATACTATTAATACTGAAAAAGCCCAGGGATTTGTACGTGTTTATAATACATTGGGAACAAAAAGAAAAGAACTGGTAACTGTTGAACTCCCTCAGGAATATGCAGACTTTGATTTGGAAGTCAATGATTATAGAAATAAAAAAGTTGATTATTCAATAGGAAAAGAAGGTGGAAAAATAAGATTGTTGTTTGAAGCAGATGTTCCTCCCTTTGGTTACTCCACATATCGTATTAAACAAGTAAAGACAGGTAAAAGAACGGTTTCAGGAAGCGAAAAGATTATAAATGAAGGAGAATATGTGGTTGAAAATGATATGTATAAAATTGTTTTTGACTTGTCGAAGGGAGGAATTATTAAAAGCCTTGTAGCAAAAAAAGAAGAAAACAAAGAATTTGCCAAACAATCGGGTGAATATTCTATAGGTGAATTGAGAGGCTATTTTTATGACGAAGGCAAGTTTCGCTCTTCTACAGAAGCTCCGGCTAAGCTGACGGTTTTGCGAAGTAATATACAAGAGACAAAGGTAAAACTGGAAGGGAAAATAGCTTCACATCCTTTTGTACAGATTATAAGCATTGCTCAAGGGGAGAAGCGTATCGATTTTGACCTTACTATTAATTGGAAGAAAAATGTAGGTATTGGAGAATATAAAGAAAATAGTTGGCGGGATAATCGCAGAGCTTATTGTGATGACAGATTTAAGTTAAGTGTACTTTTCCCTGTAAATCTTCATTCTCCTCGTATTTATAAAAATGCGCCGTTTGATGTTTGTGAAAGTAAGTTAGATGATACTTTTTTCAATAGTTGGGATCAGATTAAGCATAACATTATTCTTCATTGGGTTGATTTGGCAGAACAGGAAGGAGATTATGCATTGGCTTTATTCGCAGACCATACTACTTCCTATTCACACGGAAAAGATTATCCGTTAGGACTGACTGCCCAATATTCTGGTAATGGGCTTTGGGGACCTGACTATAAGATCACGGGACCGTTGAAAATGAAATATGCTATTGTTCCTCATCGTGGCAAATGGGACAAGGCTGCTATAGCCACGAAGAGCGATTGTTGGAATGAACCATTGTTATGTTCCTATCATTCATTTGCAAAATTGGAGTCAAGGTCACTGGTAGACTTAAAAAATACCGGTTATCAGGTGAGTGCAGCCAATATAAAAGATGGAAAAATAATCTTGCGATTGTTTAATGCGGAAGGTGACAGGAAGCAGCATAATATTACTTTTGATATGCCGCTGTCTAGTATAGAAGAAGTAGATCTGAATGGTAGAGTTATAGATAGAAAGACAATAAAAACACGTACCGGAAAATCTGAAATTAGTATTTCTATGCCTCGTTTCGGTCTAAAGACATTTGCTTTGAACTTGAATTGA